One window from the genome of Faecalibacterium sp. HTF-F encodes:
- a CDS encoding gamma carbonic anhydrase family protein: protein MFLSFCGKVPRNEGAAFVAPNATVQGDVILKAGSTVWYGAVLRGDDGQLIIGENSNVQDNAVLHCDVGGAVTLGRNVTVGHSALVHGCTVGDGSLIGMHATLLNHCVVGKNCIIGAGALVPEGMVIPDGSVAVGVPARVIKQVSPAQVEANLHNAAHYVEHGRVHAAQCKMD from the coding sequence ATGTTTCTGTCTTTTTGTGGAAAAGTCCCCCGCAACGAGGGGGCTGCGTTCGTTGCGCCCAACGCCACCGTGCAGGGCGATGTGATCCTCAAAGCCGGTTCCACGGTGTGGTACGGTGCCGTGCTGCGCGGCGACGACGGCCAGCTTATCATCGGCGAGAACTCCAACGTGCAGGACAATGCCGTGCTGCACTGCGATGTGGGCGGGGCCGTGACGCTGGGCAGGAATGTCACTGTGGGCCACAGTGCGCTGGTGCACGGATGCACGGTAGGGGATGGCAGCCTGATCGGAATGCACGCCACCCTGCTCAACCACTGCGTCGTGGGCAAAAACTGCATCATCGGCGCAGGTGCGCTGGTGCCGGAGGGCATGGTCATCCCGGACGGCTCGGTGGCCGTGGGCGTGCCCGCAAGGGTCATCAAGCAGGTGAGCCCCGCACAGGTCGAGGCCAACCTGCACAACGCCGCCCACTATGTGGAGCACGGCAGAGTGCACGCAGCACAGTGCAAAATGGATTGA